ATGAAGAAGGCCTGATCCATCCGCTCTAAGTCGATCTCCTCGTCGGCGCTCTCGAGCTGGTCGCGCTGGACGACCGCCCGGGAGTTCGAGGTGTAGCGATCCTCGTCGAAGTGGACCGTCCCGTCGTCGTCGACGGCGACGTTCTCGAAGACCGCCGACTCGTGGGTCGCGGCCTCGTAGAGTTCGGGTTGTTCCTCGGCGTCGAGGCCGATGGTCTTGATGAACAGCCCCTCGCCCTCGCTGCCGGCGACGGTACCGTCGGGCAGGAGGCCGCAGACGTCGTCCTGGAGCATCGTGGCGTCTTCGGGGTCCTCGAGCCAGCAGCCGTGGGAGGTGAGCGTCGACTTGCCGGTCGCCGACAGGCCCATGAACACCTGGCCGACGGTCTGGAGGTCGCCCTCCTCGTTACGAACGCGCACGCGCTTGCTGCCCGCGTGGAGGCCGAGGCCGCCCTGTTCCTTGATTCGGTACATGTACAGCCGGAGGAACGACTTCTTCGCCTCGCCGATGTAGTCGGTCCCCAGCACGGCGGTAAAGCCTTCGTCTGGAAGGACGCGGATTGCGGTCTCGTCGTAGTCGGGGTCCATGACCGTGTAGAGGTCGGGTTCTCGACCGTCCGACGGTTCGAACAGGTCCCGCCAGCCCAACGCGATGTGGGCGTGCTCGACGGGGACGAACAGTCGGCAACAGAAGGTCGCGTCGGGATGGCGTCCCATCAGCCGATCGACGCAGACCATCTCGCGGTCGCCCGCGCGGGCGATCGCGTCGTCGACGAGTTCGCGGTCGGGCTCGTCGAACGCGGCGTCGACGGCGTTTTTCGTCAGATCGGCGCTTCGGGATCGCGTTTCGCTGACGTACGACGGCGATCCGAACTCGGTCGTCGTCTCGTCGTCGGCCGCGAGGTCGCGGAGTTCCTCGAACGACGGGTCGTACCGGACGTTCGACGCTGTCGTCGGGTCAGGAAGCTCTCGGACCAGCGGACGGGTCTCCGCCCCGGTTTCGGACATATACGTAACTCACCATCGCCGCAATGTATAAACATGGAGGATCCTTCTCCCTGTGTGTCACGTCTTCACCAATCACTGTGGGTGAGGGACGATTTCGGACCGCAGTGGCGGTGAGGGGCAGATTCGTCGATTTCCCACTAACTATACGAAACCAGATACGAACGGGAAAGGTACTCGAAACCGAAATAATTTCTACTCGAGAGCGATCGGTTCGATATCGATCCCTCTCACAGGGTCGTATCGACGAGCGCCGACGGGCTACATCCGGATCGATGGGCGACACCCAAATCGGTTCTCGAGAGGCGTGCGCTCGGGGGCGGCCCCAGAACGATGGCAGAAAACGCGTCCGTCGGACCGTCTCACTCGGAGACGATGATCTGGCCGGTCATCCCGGCGTTGACGTGGGGTTCGCAGATGTAGGTGTAGGTTCCCGGCACCTCGAACGTGTGCTCGAACGTCTCGCGGGTCTCGAGTTTCCCGCCCTGGGACTCGTGCCAGGCGTCGATCGCCGTCTGTTCGTCCTCGAAGCCGCCGGTCGCGAAGTAGTCGGCGCCCTCGGGAAGGCTCGTCTCGCGGGCCGTCACCGTGTGGATGGCTTCGCTGGTGTTCTTCCAGACGACGGTCTCGCCGACGCTGGCCTCGTACTCGTCGGGGAGAAACGCGTTCCGGTTCATCCCGATGGTACAGCTCTGGCCGTCGCAGGGATCGTCGTTCTCGAAGGGGCTGGTGACGGCCGAACAGCCCGCCAGTCCGGCCGAAACGGCGGAGCCGACGGCGGCGAGATAGACGCGCCGATTCATACCAGCGACTTGGGAGCATCCGAATATAACCGCCCCGGTTCGATCGTCGAAACCTCGAGGGTCGGTGGCGAAACGAAAACACGTAAGGGACCTCCACGCCGAATCCGGGAGTATGCTTCCCCGGTTCGTCGGGCGACTGGGCGTCGCCGACGCGGTGACCGTCTCCAACGCGGCGCTGGGATTCGTCGCCGTCGTCGTCGCCTTCGTCGACATTGCGCTCGCTGCACGTCTCATCCTGCTTGCGGCGGTCGCGGACGGGCTGGACGGGATCCTCGCCCGCCGCTACGGCGGCACCGACGTCGGTCCCTACCTCGACTCGCTGGCCGACGTCGCCTCCTTCGCGGTCGCCCCCGCGGTCGTCGCCTTCGTCGTCGTCACCGACAGTCTCGAGCTCGGGTTCGACGCGGTGACGGGCGAACTCCTCTTGACGACCGGGACCTGCGCGCTGTTCGTCGCGATGGCAGTCACCCGCCTCGGCATGTACACGGCATTCGACGTCAGCGGTAACTACACCGAGGGTATCCAGACGACGCTGGCGGCGACGATCATCGGCGCGGCGATCCTCGCCGGCACGACCGACCCGTGGCTCGTCCTCGCGGTGACGGGGGCGTTCTGTTACCTGATGGTCTCGCGCATCGAGTACCCCGACCTGCTCGCCCGCGACGCGGCCATCATGGGCGTCGTCCACGTCCTGGCGATCCTGATTCCCGAGTTCGCCGGTCACACGTTTCCCTACGCGCTGTTGACGCTGGGGATCGCGTACATGACGCTGAGCCCCTGGTTCTACTGGCGAGAGGAGACCCAGGCGACGGCGCCCGACGCGCATGGAAACGCTTAGGGCGCTGCTGGGACGACCGTAGGGTATGTACACTGCCACGCGTCGGCGTCATCTCCGGGTCCAGTTGCAGGACCGGGTGGTACCATGAGCGATGACGAGGCAGCCGAGGACGGAGCGGACGAACCGGCTGAGGAGGAGCCCGAACCGGTCGATCTCGAGGCGATCCGCGAGGCGCTCGCGGCCTTCGAGGACGACGTCGAAGCCCTCGAGAGCGAGCTCGAGGCCGCCGAGACCGAGGACGATCTCGACGTCGTCGAGGCCGATATCGAGTCCTTCCGCGAGGAGTTCGAGGAGATCGAGATCCCCGACCCGCCGGAAACCGAGGAGGACGAAGACGAGGACGAGGACGAGGACGCCGAACCCGCGCCCGAGGAGCAACTCCAGGAGCGCTACGACGACATCGAGAGCGACGTCTCGGATCTCGAGTCCGATCTGGAGGACCAGCGCGGTCCCTACGGCGAGGACGTCGTCAGCGACATCAACGGCGCCAGCGGGACGATTACGGGCACCCGCTGGACCGAGGAGGGGAACGCCGAACTGATCGAGGCCGTCGACGACTTCCTCGACGAGCTGAACGAACTGCTCGGCACCTCGGTCACGCTGAGCAACGAGGGCGAGGCGGTCCCCGACCAGCTAGACGCGACTCTCGACCGCGCGGCCGAGGCCGTCGAGGACGCCGCCCTCGACGCCGACGACGACGCCGAGACGATCGCCGGCCTGCTCGAGGCCACGGACGACCTCGACTCCGATATCGACGACGCGACCGAGTGGACCGACCTCGAGATCCGCGAGCAACTGCGCCGCGAAGGGTTCTACGACGTGCTCGATCACGTCAAGGACTTCCCGCCGGAGTGGCACGCGCTGAAGGTCCACGAGAAACGCGGCAACGTCGACCAGATCCTGCTGGCCTACGAGACATTCGACTCCGATTACATGGAGGAACACTGCCTCGAGGCCTTAGAACGCATGGGTCCCGAGGAGGCCATGGAACCCATGATCCAGAAGGCGGGCCGCCGCGACCAGGCCGCGATGCGCATCCTGGGCAAGATCGGGATCGCCGACGACGAGGTCGTCGAGGCGCTGGTCGACTACGTCGACTCGAACCCCAACCTCCAGCGGCCCGCGTTCCGCGCGCTCGGCGAGATCGGTGCCGAGGACGCCGTCGAGCCGATCGCCCAGCAGCTGGTCGCCGACGAGCCGGACGTCCGTAGCTGGGCCGCCCGCGCGCTCGGCCTGATCGGCGACACCCGCGCCGTCGAGCCGCTCGCGGACGTGCTGGCCGACGACGAACAGGACCGCGTCCGCGCCAGCGCCGCCTGGGCGTTAAACCAGATCGGCACCGCCGAGGCCCTCGAGATCGTCGCCGACTACGGCGACGACCGCGCGTATCTCGTCCAGGCCGAAGCCGAGAAGGCCGCGACCGAGCCCGCGGCCTGAACGCGACGCGAACGAGAGAGACCCGATTTCCGTCCCCCTCCCTGCTGAATCCCGTACTCCGTTTTCGACCTGACCTTTATATCCGAACGCGCGGCCAGAGCGCCCGATGGAGCACCGACGCGCGGTCCTCGTCGCGCTCGTGAGCGTCGGCCTCGCCGCCGGCACCCTGCTGGGGTTCGGAATCGTCGCCGTCGACACCGCGACGAGCGACGGAACTCCCGCGGAGATGACGTCTCGAGGCGACGCTAACGGCGACGGAACCAGCCCCGCGTGTCCGATCGGTGCAATGGAATCAGCGCCTGCATCGGTCGAGCTAACCGACAGTAACGGGACGGCCCCCAGCGCCGACGCCGGTGGGCGACCGGCGAACGCGACCGGTACCGCGCCGCGGATCGTCGAACTCTACCCGAATCCCACGATTCGCGACAACGTCGGCGAGTATCTCGTCCTCGAGGTCCCCCCGGACACTCGACTCGAGAACTGGACGCTCACCGACGGCCACACCACCGCCGGACTCCCGAACGAGACCGTCTCCGGACGCGTCGCCGCGAGCACGGCGCCGAACGTTACCGGCGGGCTGACCGAGTATCCGGTGATCGAACTCGAGGGGACGCTGCGACTCGCCGTCGACGGGGACACCCTCGAACTCCGGAACGAGACGACGACCGTCGACGCGGTCGCGTACGATCGAGCGCCGACGGCCGAACGGTGGTACCGAAGCGACGGCGAGACCGACGAG
This portion of the Haloterrigena gelatinilytica genome encodes:
- a CDS encoding phosphoenolpyruvate carboxykinase (ATP), which produces MSETGAETRPLVRELPDPTTASNVRYDPSFEELRDLAADDETTTEFGSPSYVSETRSRSADLTKNAVDAAFDEPDRELVDDAIARAGDREMVCVDRLMGRHPDATFCCRLFVPVEHAHIALGWRDLFEPSDGREPDLYTVMDPDYDETAIRVLPDEGFTAVLGTDYIGEAKKSFLRLYMYRIKEQGGLGLHAGSKRVRVRNEEGDLQTVGQVFMGLSATGKSTLTSHGCWLEDPEDATMLQDDVCGLLPDGTVAGSEGEGLFIKTIGLDAEEQPELYEAATHESAVFENVAVDDDGTVHFDEDRYTSNSRAVVQRDQLESADEEIDLERMDQAFFITRNPLMPPVAKLTDDQAAVAFMLGESIETSAGDPSRAGESIRVVGTNPFIIGPEGEEGNIFRDLIEALDIECYVINTGYLGEKSADVGVEESVTILTEAARGTIEWTDDDRTGLTIPESVPGFDIGEYYVPDHVEDYDEAVAELRAERRDYLEQFDELREEIRDAVY
- a CDS encoding cupredoxin domain-containing protein, with amino-acid sequence MNRRVYLAAVGSAVSAGLAGCSAVTSPFENDDPCDGQSCTIGMNRNAFLPDEYEASVGETVVWKNTSEAIHTVTARETSLPEGADYFATGGFEDEQTAIDAWHESQGGKLETRETFEHTFEVPGTYTYICEPHVNAGMTGQIIVSE
- a CDS encoding protein sorting system archaetidylserine synthase (This PssA-like phosphatidyltransferase, along with a PssD-like decarboxylase, is required in Haloarchaea for the archaeosortase ArtA to replace the PGF-CTERM sorting signal with a C-terminal lipid anchor.); this encodes MLPRFVGRLGVADAVTVSNAALGFVAVVVAFVDIALAARLILLAAVADGLDGILARRYGGTDVGPYLDSLADVASFAVAPAVVAFVVVTDSLELGFDAVTGELLLTTGTCALFVAMAVTRLGMYTAFDVSGNYTEGIQTTLAATIIGAAILAGTTDPWLVLAVTGAFCYLMVSRIEYPDLLARDAAIMGVVHVLAILIPEFAGHTFPYALLTLGIAYMTLSPWFYWREETQATAPDAHGNA
- a CDS encoding HEAT repeat domain-containing protein; translated protein: MSDDEAAEDGADEPAEEEPEPVDLEAIREALAAFEDDVEALESELEAAETEDDLDVVEADIESFREEFEEIEIPDPPETEEDEDEDEDEDAEPAPEEQLQERYDDIESDVSDLESDLEDQRGPYGEDVVSDINGASGTITGTRWTEEGNAELIEAVDDFLDELNELLGTSVTLSNEGEAVPDQLDATLDRAAEAVEDAALDADDDAETIAGLLEATDDLDSDIDDATEWTDLEIREQLRREGFYDVLDHVKDFPPEWHALKVHEKRGNVDQILLAYETFDSDYMEEHCLEALERMGPEEAMEPMIQKAGRRDQAAMRILGKIGIADDEVVEALVDYVDSNPNLQRPAFRALGEIGAEDAVEPIAQQLVADEPDVRSWAARALGLIGDTRAVEPLADVLADDEQDRVRASAAWALNQIGTAEALEIVADYGDDRAYLVQAEAEKAATEPAA